One genomic region from Leptospira tipperaryensis encodes:
- a CDS encoding phage neck terminator protein, protein MKFEYIESVMNKMVLEILKPDPPISMILADQIVTSPVYPYGTYKVLELTQDSSKNASKWIQKIDSESFKEISRKNQKTLISVSFLHDDSIATCWDLCEKAMDWFDSLDGLIECEKFGATPDVVSISVQDKTVLTDANVYEYKAGFDLLLKSRKYSEKQGESTASAPTVEFQEEA, encoded by the coding sequence ATGAAATTTGAATATATTGAATCCGTAATGAACAAGATGGTCTTGGAAATTCTAAAACCGGATCCTCCGATTTCAATGATTTTGGCGGATCAGATTGTGACTTCTCCCGTCTATCCGTACGGAACCTATAAGGTTCTCGAATTGACTCAAGATTCTTCTAAAAACGCATCCAAATGGATTCAAAAAATCGATTCGGAAAGTTTTAAAGAGATCAGCCGCAAGAATCAAAAAACTTTAATCAGCGTTTCCTTTTTGCACGACGATTCTATCGCCACGTGCTGGGACCTCTGTGAAAAAGCGATGGATTGGTTTGATTCTTTAGACGGGTTGATCGAATGCGAAAAATTCGGAGCAACACCGGATGTAGTTTCGATAAGCGTTCAAGACAAAACCGTTTTAACGGATGCAAACGTCTACGAATACAAGGCCGGGTTCGATCTCCTTTTGAAATCGAGGAAATACAGTGAAAAACAAGGCGAATCAACTGCAAGCGCACCAACGGTTGAATTTCAGGAGGAAGCATGA
- a CDS encoding DUF3383 family protein codes for MSAQTISKIEPISINLFLRNTPVSQMGFGLPLILGIKAPTYSLQVSNGSAGLIWKSATNGVVFIQVIYVVAGNNTALSVVRSGTGTSNDPYVITVNVATDASGLATSTAHQIKLAAEAVSNIAGATKIVDVVEVASAGSGVVSSFAQAPLNYERYMEITSTDDLLELGFISTDKEYLQALNAFRQTPRPKTIAVFLLTSWSNASVEISDLRNGGKDAWFKTTATTHDKTELHALGDYLASIEKMFFGCTDDPTTLTGRNSIWEYIMLHKNPNSFPEAAWVGNSSPRRVGSYNYAYLPLDGVENSGYSNSQVSSIFADNGNLIVDFGGKQVPYPGISTGQVYADVVENRAWLKARLKENITSLFLNSDVVPYTIQGIQMIESRMREVFAQAGVQGIIAPVETETDKTRSDLGDYQYKINLPETIDEIPTNDRNNRILPNITFSCRLRGAINEVDIDGELT; via the coding sequence ATGAGCGCACAAACAATCTCAAAAATAGAACCGATCAGTATCAATCTATTTCTTAGAAATACACCGGTCTCTCAAATGGGGTTCGGACTACCTTTGATTCTTGGAATCAAAGCTCCGACCTATTCTCTACAAGTCTCGAACGGTTCCGCAGGGCTCATTTGGAAATCCGCAACGAACGGAGTCGTTTTCATCCAAGTGATTTACGTTGTCGCAGGTAACAATACGGCCCTAAGCGTAGTTCGTAGCGGTACCGGAACTTCAAACGATCCCTATGTAATTACGGTTAACGTAGCTACGGATGCTTCCGGTTTGGCTACTTCGACTGCGCATCAGATCAAACTTGCGGCGGAAGCGGTTTCCAATATCGCCGGCGCAACCAAGATCGTGGACGTCGTCGAAGTCGCAAGTGCAGGCTCAGGTGTCGTTTCGTCTTTTGCTCAAGCCCCCTTGAATTACGAACGTTATATGGAGATCACTTCGACCGACGATCTTTTAGAACTCGGTTTTATTTCAACGGATAAAGAATATCTGCAAGCATTGAACGCTTTCAGACAAACTCCGAGACCTAAGACCATCGCCGTCTTTTTGTTAACCTCTTGGTCCAATGCTTCGGTCGAAATTTCGGATCTTAGAAACGGAGGAAAGGACGCTTGGTTTAAAACCACCGCGACCACTCACGACAAAACTGAATTACACGCGTTAGGTGACTATCTCGCTTCGATCGAAAAGATGTTTTTTGGATGCACGGACGACCCCACTACGTTGACCGGGAGAAATTCCATCTGGGAATACATCATGCTTCATAAGAATCCGAATTCTTTTCCTGAAGCGGCGTGGGTTGGAAATTCTTCCCCTCGAAGAGTCGGTTCCTATAACTACGCCTATCTTCCGTTAGACGGCGTTGAAAACTCGGGATACAGCAACTCACAGGTGAGTTCCATCTTTGCGGATAACGGTAATTTGATCGTGGACTTCGGCGGCAAACAAGTTCCTTATCCCGGAATTTCCACGGGCCAGGTTTATGCGGATGTTGTGGAAAATCGCGCCTGGTTGAAAGCTCGTTTGAAAGAAAACATCACAAGTCTCTTTCTAAATTCGGACGTTGTTCCTTATACGATTCAAGGAATTCAGATGATCGAGTCCAGAATGCGCGAGGTATTTGCGCAAGCCGGAGTTCAAGGGATCATCGCTCCCGTGGAAACGGAAACCGATAAAACACGATCTGATCTCGGCGACTATCAATACAAAATCAACTTGCCGGAAACGATCGATGAAATCCCAACCAACGATCGAAACAATCGAATCCTTCCGAACATCACCTTCTCATGCCGTTTGAGAGGAGCTATCAACGAAGTGGATATCGACGGCGAACTAACCTAA
- a CDS encoding phage structural protein, protein MNGIWDPKKLNVNCNGRDVSGMSQADGYFKIEPVTKEYILSQVGIKGDWNISEIYDGRVKLTITLLGDSPENEFFFALGEGRLPCVFTMKDKSDGGMLGFSAQGRVWERPNIERGKEYKDRSWVFLLPDYKGVLTA, encoded by the coding sequence ATGAATGGCATTTGGGATCCAAAGAAATTAAACGTTAACTGCAACGGACGCGACGTGTCCGGGATGAGTCAAGCGGACGGGTATTTTAAAATCGAACCGGTAACAAAAGAATACATCCTTTCGCAAGTTGGCATCAAAGGAGATTGGAATATCTCCGAGATCTACGACGGAAGAGTTAAACTCACGATCACCCTTTTGGGTGATTCTCCCGAGAACGAATTCTTTTTCGCATTGGGAGAAGGTCGACTTCCTTGCGTGTTTACCATGAAAGATAAGAGCGACGGCGGGATGCTCGGATTCTCGGCGCAAGGAAGAGTTTGGGAAAGACCAAACATCGAAAGAGGTAAGGAATACAAAGATCGTTCTTGGGTCTTTCTACTTCCTGATTACAAAGGAGTTTTGACAGCATGA
- a CDS encoding LIC_12613 family protein: MINETTQLDSTNKEKASGKTIVSESDVSVSPSEPILETVDDDARVAQIHFVDGRKYKLQHPGNRKALRWRQESISLTEGLNQDKLLDKFFKFCVKGVGHSFEPTLDVIEPNHVEVWLHLANRFLKWELE, encoded by the coding sequence ATGATCAACGAGACTACTCAACTCGATTCTACAAATAAGGAAAAAGCTTCCGGTAAAACGATCGTTTCGGAATCGGATGTTTCGGTTTCTCCAAGCGAACCGATTTTGGAGACAGTGGATGACGACGCAAGAGTTGCTCAGATTCATTTCGTAGACGGACGGAAATACAAACTTCAACATCCGGGGAATCGTAAGGCTCTTCGTTGGAGACAGGAATCGATTTCTCTAACGGAAGGACTCAATCAAGATAAACTCTTGGATAAGTTCTTTAAGTTTTGTGTGAAGGGTGTAGGGCACAGTTTCGAACCTACGTTAGACGTCATTGAGCCGAACCACGTGGAGGTGTGGCTGCATTTAGCGAATCGATTTCTTAAGTGGGAGTTGGAATAG
- a CDS encoding LIC12611 family phage tail protein produces the protein MAARELNITIKIGVDPDDPFSGIRKELEDLRSKLKEFSDSTNFISESGIKAWESLGSSMADSIRGMSGLALLSERLGTTEGSLRKLYASTKGNPQLEKEFFNVAKAAGFTEKDVAKLNFQLNATSKIAAFASASLKTLSSIGSFAFKTVIGPFLEAGIALEKQNEVLKTLSGSAYPGLQSSIENTIRSSKGLATQNDLTEAANQAIKAGASVDFISKNLSGLQKTSRLAGNDLSSSMKEAFEAINDGNGEFLKKNGALFSDYSQEFNRINQSGMSAADKRIAREKLISSALNENSKLQNSYGQHVRTTSAILDRFSGTIQNLKEKFGLLILDALNPILNLFVDLFEYFTEGEEAADRLEVACIVLGSVLSGIVAALIAVGVNMLITSGFTFASMIPALIGMATAGWAAIAPWLPFIAIGVVVAVVLGGIVLIIRDLFKWMKGGKSVIGDFLDVFGLIKAKFDNLMDTVRSFKDGIFQFFSDLGPKIRQLISDMVPAGVLKFLGIAPEIKEPPTTVQDAIITKHGKVIQFHPDDNIVAVKDLGILGGSKAGSGKGISVNIANVTLGSGSTQKDAQMFGAYLEKELEKIALRIGLQSGLSPEGAA, from the coding sequence ATGGCTGCAAGAGAATTGAACATAACGATTAAAATCGGCGTGGATCCGGACGATCCCTTTTCGGGCATTCGAAAAGAATTGGAAGATTTGCGTTCTAAGCTAAAAGAATTTTCCGATTCAACAAATTTCATCTCCGAATCGGGAATTAAGGCTTGGGAATCTTTGGGTAGCTCTATGGCGGATTCGATTCGAGGAATGTCCGGTTTGGCTCTTCTTTCCGAAAGATTAGGAACAACGGAAGGTTCTCTTCGAAAATTGTATGCGAGTACGAAAGGGAATCCTCAACTTGAAAAAGAATTTTTCAACGTTGCGAAGGCCGCCGGTTTTACGGAAAAAGACGTCGCCAAGTTAAACTTTCAATTGAACGCAACGAGCAAAATCGCGGCTTTCGCCTCGGCCTCTCTCAAAACTCTTTCTTCGATCGGGTCCTTCGCCTTTAAGACAGTAATCGGACCCTTTTTGGAGGCGGGAATCGCATTAGAAAAACAGAATGAAGTTCTAAAAACCCTTTCCGGATCCGCATATCCAGGACTTCAATCCTCGATTGAGAATACGATTCGCAGTTCCAAAGGTTTGGCGACTCAAAATGATCTGACCGAAGCCGCAAATCAAGCGATCAAAGCCGGAGCCTCGGTAGACTTTATTTCGAAAAATCTTTCCGGTCTTCAGAAAACATCCAGACTCGCAGGAAACGATCTATCCTCTTCCATGAAGGAAGCTTTTGAGGCGATCAACGACGGCAATGGAGAATTTTTAAAAAAGAACGGAGCTTTGTTTTCGGATTATTCTCAAGAATTCAATCGGATCAATCAATCCGGCATGTCGGCCGCCGACAAAAGAATCGCAAGGGAAAAGTTGATTTCCTCAGCGTTGAATGAAAATAGTAAATTACAAAATTCTTATGGACAACACGTAAGGACCACTTCGGCGATTTTAGATCGATTCAGCGGAACGATACAAAATTTGAAAGAGAAGTTCGGTCTTTTGATCCTGGACGCACTCAATCCTATTTTAAATCTTTTTGTGGATCTATTTGAATATTTTACCGAAGGCGAAGAGGCCGCCGATAGACTGGAGGTCGCGTGTATCGTTTTGGGGAGTGTGTTAAGCGGCATTGTCGCGGCGCTAATCGCCGTGGGAGTGAACATGTTAATTACTTCCGGGTTTACATTTGCTTCCATGATTCCTGCTTTGATCGGTATGGCTACGGCCGGATGGGCGGCGATCGCTCCTTGGCTTCCATTTATCGCGATTGGAGTCGTCGTTGCAGTTGTGTTAGGCGGCATTGTCCTGATTATTCGAGATCTCTTTAAATGGATGAAAGGAGGAAAATCCGTCATAGGAGATTTTCTCGACGTCTTCGGTCTCATCAAAGCTAAGTTTGATAACCTGATGGATACGGTTCGTTCGTTCAAGGACGGCATCTTTCAATTCTTCAGCGACCTCGGACCAAAAATCCGCCAATTGATAAGCGACATGGTTCCTGCGGGTGTTTTAAAATTTTTAGGAATCGCTCCTGAAATCAAAGAACCTCCGACGACGGTGCAAGATGCCATTATCACCAAACACGGAAAAGTCATTCAATTTCATCCGGATGATAATATCGTTGCGGTAAAAGATTTGGGCATCTTGGGCGGATCCAAGGCCGGAAGCGGCAAAGGAATTTCCGTCAATATCGCCAACGTGACGTTAGGCTCCGGATCCACTCAAAAGGACGCTCAGATGTTCGGCGCCTACTTAGAAAAAGAACTTGAGAAGATTGCGCTGAGGATCGGTCTTCAATCCGGACTATCCCCGGAAGGAGCTGCATGA
- a CDS encoding phage baseplate protein → MGTLTSRDTIALTDGDTEVEMNVSFDIQYSYPAEVTGHPIEREKGKASIADYVIPGQRGITLSALLSSSSSVLTLSRMSVDEKLDTLIRWQTSGTFLTLLGYGTGGIINRILSMLPSFFRFVEPDDPDQRYLGRSVDEIPNLLLGDITFSESKENGNDVPINLSIVPILVAEAKTRDVKAVKSGGKKSTQEVNKSSNPNPAKQK, encoded by the coding sequence ATGGGAACGTTAACGAGTAGAGATACAATCGCACTCACAGACGGAGATACGGAAGTGGAAATGAACGTTTCCTTTGATATCCAGTATTCCTATCCTGCGGAGGTTACGGGGCATCCCATCGAGAGAGAGAAAGGGAAAGCTTCAATCGCGGATTATGTTATTCCCGGACAAAGGGGAATTACGTTAAGCGCTCTTTTATCCTCGTCTTCTTCCGTCCTGACCCTTTCAAGAATGTCAGTGGATGAGAAACTCGATACGTTGATCCGTTGGCAAACGAGTGGAACGTTTTTGACCTTATTGGGTTATGGGACGGGAGGTATTATCAACCGGATATTATCGATGCTTCCCTCCTTTTTTCGTTTTGTGGAACCGGATGATCCCGATCAAAGATATCTCGGAAGATCGGTGGACGAAATTCCGAATCTACTTCTCGGAGATATTACATTTTCTGAATCAAAGGAGAATGGAAACGACGTTCCCATCAACCTCTCGATCGTTCCGATTCTGGTTGCGGAGGCGAAGACAAGAGATGTAAAAGCTGTGAAATCGGGCGGTAAAAAGTCGACCCAAGAAGTCAATAAGTCGAGTAATCCTAATCCGGCAAAACAAAAGTAA
- a CDS encoding phage baseplate plug family protein, with protein MPIFRYLPVDVDSLPIRNTYQIGSKEFEFEFTYNQVGDFVTVLVRDQDGIDLFSSCLIYGIPLNHVVVDEFPVSVSLKPLDIDDLYREEFVEIPVNPQTLGAKVQIYIEGEE; from the coding sequence ATGCCAATATTTAGATATTTACCAGTCGATGTCGATTCTCTTCCGATTCGAAATACATATCAGATCGGATCGAAAGAATTTGAATTCGAATTTACATACAACCAGGTCGGGGACTTTGTAACTGTTCTTGTGAGAGATCAAGACGGAATAGACTTGTTCTCCTCCTGTTTGATCTACGGGATTCCTTTGAATCATGTCGTGGTGGACGAATTTCCTGTTTCCGTCTCGCTCAAACCCTTGGACATCGATGATCTATATCGTGAAGAATTTGTCGAGATCCCGGTGAATCCGCAAACTCTCGGAGCCAAAGTTCAGATCTACATAGAAGGTGAAGAATGA
- a CDS encoding phage protein, producing MSGNPKLFGRVVSLEILPKGGIAKEFTYPPFDIEFESELSPLNLTTVTMYNVNEDTMTLVGAKSQEAGFQYPSVFLNAGYKDENGLVASGNVIRPKLKQDGANRILEFQINANAGSWSRSYIMKTYSKLPAMSVILDILERGNVKPGKIVLGENKVISFSANRSLGDSIKKFCELTKSQYWFQDGLLHIDSLKPKQRPGVLFLDNTSGLIGIPEQGQKTWKITSLFRHKFKQNMVISIHGGNLNGDCRIVGGKHKFSTFQSENYSELEVVPL from the coding sequence ATGAGCGGAAATCCTAAACTTTTCGGTAGAGTGGTGTCCCTTGAGATTCTTCCGAAAGGTGGAATCGCCAAGGAATTTACTTATCCTCCGTTCGATATCGAATTTGAATCGGAGTTGAGTCCCTTGAATCTTACAACGGTGACGATGTATAACGTCAACGAGGACACGATGACTTTGGTTGGAGCAAAATCGCAAGAGGCCGGTTTTCAATACCCAAGCGTTTTTTTAAACGCGGGTTATAAGGATGAAAACGGCTTGGTTGCTTCCGGGAATGTCATTCGTCCTAAACTCAAACAGGATGGAGCGAATCGAATTTTAGAATTTCAGATCAATGCAAATGCAGGTTCTTGGTCTCGTTCTTATATAATGAAAACATATAGTAAACTTCCGGCTATGAGCGTGATTTTAGATATCTTAGAAAGAGGAAACGTTAAGCCCGGAAAAATTGTTCTCGGTGAAAACAAGGTGATCAGCTTTAGCGCAAACAGATCGTTAGGCGATTCTATTAAGAAATTCTGCGAGCTTACAAAATCTCAATATTGGTTTCAAGACGGCCTTTTGCACATTGATTCTCTAAAACCTAAGCAAAGACCAGGCGTCCTCTTTTTGGATAACACCTCCGGTCTGATCGGGATTCCGGAACAAGGTCAAAAAACTTGGAAGATAACAAGTCTGTTTCGACATAAGTTTAAGCAGAACATGGTCATCTCGATTCACGGAGGAAACTTAAACGGAGATTGCAGAATCGTCGGCGGAAAGCATAAGTTCTCAACGTTCCAGTCTGAAAATTATTCCGAATTGGAGGTCGTTCCTCTATGA
- a CDS encoding Gp138 family membrane-puncturing spike protein, translating to MNLDEVILAAMNNSLSKVQVGLPGIVDSFNPNDMTANVKIPFKQKDGSGEEKLFPILSNIRVGTLWAGDFYIKPDYKRGDNVWISFSTYDTSDAVRGVSSLVSDSLFDLQSACVVCGYKGDEDLPAVTANRPGLLIGNKEGKSFIQFEDDTIKIQGGLIDLSEAAVLGDTLAQLIKLILDVFINNAASFTTNANPGVPSGLAAAVVTQLNLRKGEVDQILSKKVKIG from the coding sequence ATGAACTTAGACGAGGTCATTCTTGCGGCGATGAACAACTCCCTCTCAAAGGTTCAGGTTGGTCTGCCGGGAATTGTAGATTCTTTTAATCCGAATGATATGACGGCTAACGTTAAAATTCCGTTTAAACAAAAAGACGGATCCGGAGAGGAAAAATTATTCCCCATTCTTTCAAACATTCGAGTGGGAACATTGTGGGCCGGTGATTTTTACATAAAGCCCGATTACAAACGTGGAGATAATGTTTGGATTTCTTTTTCCACATACGATACGTCGGATGCGGTAAGAGGAGTCAGTTCTTTGGTTTCGGATTCGTTATTCGATCTACAGAGCGCATGTGTCGTCTGCGGATACAAAGGTGATGAGGATTTACCCGCTGTGACCGCGAATCGTCCCGGTTTGCTGATCGGTAACAAAGAAGGAAAATCTTTTATTCAATTCGAAGACGATACGATTAAAATTCAAGGCGGTTTGATCGATCTCTCCGAAGCGGCGGTGTTAGGAGATACGCTTGCGCAGTTGATAAAACTAATCTTGGACGTTTTTATAAACAACGCCGCTTCCTTTACGACGAACGCAAATCCGGGCGTTCCTTCAGGCTTGGCCGCCGCGGTCGTAACTCAACTCAATTTGAGAAAGGGTGAAGTGGATCAGATTCTTTCAAAGAAGGTAAAAATAGGATGA
- a CDS encoding DUF2634 domain-containing protein: MKGFKIENGDIVKVKGRSVVLEDLEYYAQRIKHAIRLSLGESVYEPLTGMDWFTIFSTKIPRERVVIEIKKILLKDPETISIEKIEVIETNDSSRKIYIQYSANTKFGTVVEEI; encoded by the coding sequence ATGAAGGGTTTTAAAATTGAGAACGGGGACATCGTAAAAGTGAAAGGGCGGTCCGTAGTCTTGGAAGATTTAGAATACTATGCCCAAAGAATCAAACACGCGATTCGATTGTCCCTCGGAGAATCCGTTTATGAACCTCTGACCGGGATGGATTGGTTTACGATTTTTTCCACAAAAATTCCAAGGGAGAGGGTAGTGATTGAAATTAAGAAAATCCTTTTAAAGGATCCGGAAACGATCTCGATCGAAAAAATTGAAGTGATAGAGACGAACGATTCAAGCCGAAAAATATACATTCAATATTCTGCAAATACTAAATTTGGAACCGTCGTGGAGGAAATATAA
- a CDS encoding baseplate J/gp47 family protein, with protein MAGVTEQGFIRKTKDQIFSDLEEKYKTNLGQDIDLSILSEDGIRMRILADELDLIHQLAESVFYSNFAHTARGVSLDRVLNPLGAERQPAKRSIVALKFSGLDGSFIEVGTICQTGNGYQFISIESGTIAGGFVILNAQALSIDYGINGNVAANTINTINTAIAGVDSVINLEPARGGRTIETDLEYLNRFMAEGVNGGSSAANVQGVLNQIEAVLSAVIYENNTDFADIDGRPPHSMEAVIEGGSSEEIGEAFLRNWPGGIESFGSVNTTVIDSKGVARTYYFNRPTDVTIYVKIDIVQDLALWVPGSESVVKTNCIKVIGGVDTINTISKTFKGDGTGADVFAWKLIAAQSGLSEYESIKVLGIKSMSAKVGLSAPATLDELSMNSRQRAKLITANIQVNFV; from the coding sequence ATGGCTGGAGTGACAGAACAAGGTTTTATTCGTAAGACTAAAGATCAGATTTTTTCCGACTTGGAAGAGAAATATAAAACAAATCTTGGTCAAGATATCGATTTGTCGATTTTGAGTGAGGACGGCATTCGGATGAGGATTCTTGCCGATGAATTGGATCTGATCCATCAGTTGGCCGAATCCGTATTCTATTCTAACTTTGCGCATACTGCAAGAGGTGTTTCGTTGGATCGGGTACTCAATCCTTTAGGAGCGGAACGTCAGCCCGCGAAACGATCGATCGTCGCATTAAAATTTTCGGGTTTGGATGGATCCTTTATAGAGGTCGGCACAATTTGCCAGACCGGAAACGGATACCAGTTTATTTCTATAGAATCGGGGACGATTGCGGGTGGCTTCGTAATTTTGAATGCCCAGGCGCTGAGTATCGATTATGGGATCAACGGGAATGTGGCAGCTAACACCATTAATACGATCAATACTGCGATTGCAGGAGTTGATTCGGTGATTAATCTCGAACCCGCGAGAGGAGGAAGAACGATTGAAACCGATCTTGAATATTTAAATCGTTTTATGGCTGAGGGAGTCAACGGAGGTTCATCTGCTGCGAATGTTCAAGGAGTTTTGAATCAGATCGAAGCGGTATTGAGCGCTGTAATTTATGAGAACAATACCGATTTTGCTGATATCGACGGGAGGCCGCCGCATTCTATGGAGGCTGTGATTGAAGGCGGTAGTTCGGAAGAAATTGGAGAAGCTTTTCTAAGAAATTGGCCGGGTGGTATCGAATCCTTCGGATCCGTTAATACGACGGTCATCGATAGCAAAGGAGTTGCTAGAACTTATTATTTCAATCGGCCGACCGATGTAACTATCTATGTAAAGATCGATATCGTTCAAGACTTAGCTCTTTGGGTTCCTGGGTCCGAATCCGTCGTGAAAACAAATTGTATCAAGGTAATAGGCGGAGTGGACACGATCAATACGATTTCAAAAACTTTTAAGGGAGACGGAACGGGCGCGGACGTATTTGCTTGGAAGCTTATCGCCGCTCAGAGCGGATTGAGTGAATACGAATCCATTAAGGTTTTAGGAATCAAATCGATGTCTGCGAAGGTAGGTTTGTCCGCTCCAGCAACGTTAGACGAACTTTCTATGAATAGTCGTCAGAGAGCGAAGTTAATTACTGCAAACATTCAGGTAAATTTTGTATGA
- a CDS encoding phage tail protein: MTELEVVLQKYPSSLFTRASESQIGKRWNAEIELLNEARTVLESIRGITDFRVQEGALLDLIGKNLKQSREGMDDFRYRIFLSIARQKRKSKGDIHSMNEIGSQILAGTGTLYEIQELCYGGVPELLDGSLTLNGEFPLSGNTKRPATIRVIFSGSTDTVVVTPEFNKAIAQIRAGGVNAIINYRFETSTLFGRLYGSAIRTSFLDGTWVFNGFTLFEDSNIRILPYEIAFGIGGLVSGEPRVPLPSDTGLQNEILRKLVEIQDNPDGTRNFKVTIKQSEAIGASINELGLFDNDGNLMFLKTFPSKPKDNLIVYDFVIKEEFL; the protein is encoded by the coding sequence ATGACAGAATTAGAAGTAGTTCTACAAAAATATCCTTCCTCACTTTTTACGCGCGCTTCGGAGTCTCAGATCGGGAAGCGATGGAACGCTGAAATAGAATTGTTAAACGAAGCCCGTACGGTCTTGGAGTCGATACGAGGAATCACCGATTTTCGAGTTCAAGAGGGCGCGCTTCTCGACTTGATTGGAAAAAATTTAAAACAATCAAGAGAGGGAATGGATGATTTCCGTTATCGAATTTTTCTCTCGATCGCGAGACAAAAAAGAAAATCTAAGGGCGATATTCATTCTATGAATGAAATTGGATCTCAAATTCTGGCCGGCACAGGAACCTTATATGAAATTCAAGAACTCTGTTATGGAGGAGTTCCTGAATTGCTCGACGGCTCCTTAACCTTAAATGGAGAATTTCCTCTTTCCGGCAACACGAAAAGACCGGCGACGATTCGAGTGATCTTTTCCGGATCAACGGATACTGTCGTGGTAACTCCCGAATTCAACAAAGCCATCGCACAGATTCGTGCAGGCGGAGTGAATGCGATCATCAACTATCGTTTCGAGACCTCTACCTTGTTTGGTCGTTTGTATGGTTCGGCAATTAGAACTTCATTCTTAGATGGAACCTGGGTATTCAATGGATTTACTCTATTTGAAGATTCTAATATTAGAATTTTACCCTATGAGATTGCATTTGGAATCGGAGGGCTGGTTTCAGGGGAGCCTCGGGTTCCTCTGCCTAGCGATACCGGGTTACAAAATGAAATTCTTAGAAAGTTAGTCGAAATTCAAGACAACCCAGACGGGACGAGGAACTTTAAAGTTACGATCAAACAATCGGAAGCGATTGGAGCCTCTATCAATGAACTCGGCTTATTTGACAACGACGGAAATCTGATGTTCCTCAAAACATTTCCTTCCAAACCGAAGGACAATTTGATTGTTTATGATTTTGTCATCAAGGAAGAGTTCTTATGA
- a CDS encoding alpha/beta fold hydrolase, whose protein sequence is MTLPLFRFNIILLFVFVVLSSCRIPEDLEKKPEESLQQLKEEGADPREIQLLAEGIQIYGVASGCGSENQNIIIFIHGSPGGWQNYSWYLGDKVLTSSFCILSIDRPGFGKSNAELSIPDVERQASILAKAILEFQKSISATGKGKIILVGHSYGGPIAARIASLRDLKIDGLLLLAAPLSADAEEIQWYNRIADWGWVKSLLPSEINHSNAEMLPLKKQLLELESFWKNIRCKTIIIHGKKDSLVPYQNLEFFQTQLSNTLLKTISLEDENHFIPWTQKDLIRKTLLEFLL, encoded by the coding sequence ATGACACTTCCTCTTTTTCGCTTTAACATAATCCTTCTTTTCGTGTTCGTTGTTTTATCTTCGTGTAGAATTCCGGAAGATCTAGAGAAAAAACCGGAAGAAAGTTTACAACAATTAAAAGAAGAAGGAGCCGATCCTCGAGAAATCCAACTTTTGGCGGAAGGAATACAGATTTACGGAGTCGCAAGCGGTTGTGGATCAGAAAATCAGAATATTATAATATTTATCCACGGTTCTCCCGGCGGATGGCAGAATTATTCCTGGTATCTAGGAGACAAAGTTCTCACTTCTTCCTTTTGTATTCTTTCCATAGATAGACCCGGATTTGGAAAATCAAACGCTGAGCTCAGTATTCCCGATGTCGAAAGGCAGGCTTCCATTCTAGCTAAGGCCATTCTCGAATTTCAAAAATCGATCTCTGCGACCGGCAAAGGAAAAATTATCTTAGTAGGACATTCCTATGGAGGTCCAATTGCAGCAAGAATCGCCTCTTTGCGTGATTTAAAAATCGACGGACTTCTACTTTTAGCGGCCCCCCTCAGCGCGGATGCCGAAGAGATTCAGTGGTACAATCGAATCGCGGATTGGGGATGGGTCAAAAGCTTACTTCCGTCGGAGATCAATCACAGTAACGCCGAAATGCTTCCGCTCAAAAAACAACTTTTAGAGCTCGAATCTTTTTGGAAAAACATTCGTTGCAAAACGATTATCATCCACGGAAAAAAAGATTCCCTCGTTCCTTATCAAAATTTAGAATTCTTTCAGACTCAACTTTCAAACACACTTCTCAAAACGATTTCTTTGGAAGACGAAAATCATTTCATCCCTTGGACACAAAAAGATTTAATACGAAAGACACTTTTAGAATTCCTTTTATGA